The genomic region CTTGGATCATTAACTGAAGATTTCTCTCATTTTTACAGAGCATATAGCTCAATGGGATTAAGCGGGATTATGTATGCATTTTATGTAACATTCTTAAGATCATATCCTAGGAGGAGAAAATGGGTAGAGTTAATAAACAGTGGAAAAGTAAAGTTTGCTTTTTCGGTTTCAGAACCTTTAGTAGAAATATATCCCTTTATGAGAAAAATCTACACTAGGGTGCTAAAGCCCGGCAATGCATTCGACAAGAAACTTTTAGACTTTAGAGACAAAGGAAAGGAAGATTACTCGGTGTTTTATGCTAGGTTAAGTCCATCAAAAGGTGTGTTAGAACTTTTAAAAATATGGAGAAAAATTGATGAAAATAAAAAATTAATAGTAATGGGAAAATTTTCTGATAAAAAAGTAGAAAAACTTTTTATGAAAAATAAACCAAAAAATGTGGAATACTTAGGTTTTGTTCCTCAAGATAAGCTAATAGACATCGTAAGTAAAGCAAAAGTCTTAGTTTATCCTTCTCATTCTGACTCTTTTTCTTTAGTAATTTTAGAGTCATTAGCTTTAGGTACTCCAGTCATAGCATATAAAATACCAGGGATAAGAAGCGTATACGAAGGGCTTAGCGCCGTAAAATTAGTTAAAGAAGGTGATTTAGCTCAATTTAGACAAGAAATAAGAAAAATTTATGATATGTCAACCAAAGAATATGAAGACTT from Acidianus ambivalens harbors:
- a CDS encoding glycosyltransferase, whose amino-acid sequence is MRILLHSYLLEAGSGGVKRNREVIKYWKKYVDEIIYVPLLGDMRRASEDDEFRKKMYNEIKSLGLEIPEKVSEVIDSEVIKRVPINMSKLKFDLYSNTTHYKINSEISKIMGKIDADIYYAQQEFPQMVDFLTKIAKNRNIGALIHIENFLGSLTEDFSHFYRAYSSMGLSGIMYAFYVTFLRSYPRRRKWVELINSGKVKFAFSVSEPLVEIYPFMRKIYTRVLKPGNAFDKKLLDFRDKGKEDYSVFYARLSPSKGVLELLKIWRKIDENKKLIVMGKFSDKKVEKLFMKNKPKNVEYLGFVPQDKLIDIVSKAKVLVYPSHSDSFSLVILESLALGTPVIAYKIPGIRSVYEGLSAVKLVKEGDLAQFRQEIRKIYDMSTKEYEDLINDKKLWEFLDEHSSWEKVALNELEELKKVVN